In Lycium ferocissimum isolate CSIRO_LF1 chromosome 11, AGI_CSIRO_Lferr_CH_V1, whole genome shotgun sequence, a single genomic region encodes these proteins:
- the LOC132037714 gene encoding beta-1,3-galactosyltransferase pvg3-like, with protein sequence MLGRKLLLTSLSFFVVLLFIFFISFNIRLNFSLTTSLNNTILLQRPTHMNAQFTLLIGIFTRPGNFDRRHFLRLVYGIQSTPIARIDVKFVFCNITNAEQRTFIALEIMRFNDIIVLNCSENMNSGKTYTYFSTLSRILPTHYDYVMKADDDVYLRLAPLASSLQPLPRIDLYYGFVIPCPSMNPFVHYMSGMGFILSWDLVEWIRKSNIPANNTYGPEDKLVGQWLNLGNKAKNRFTNKPRMYDYPGTNGRCSHELIPDTIAVHRLKKWEQWINVLRFFNVTKQLQPSVLYSISFD encoded by the coding sequence ATGTTAGGGAGGAAACTGCTTCTGACTTCTTTGTCTTTTTTTGTTGTActcctcttcatcttctttataTCATTTAATATTCGTCTAAACTTTTCGTTAACAACTTCTTTAAACAACACCATTTTACTGCAAAGACCGACCCATATGAATGCACAATTCACCCTTTTAATAGGAATCTTTACACGACCAGGAAATTTCGATAGACGACATTTCCTTCGTCTTGTGTATGGAATTCAATCCACACCCATAGCCCGTATTGACGTAAAGTTCGTTTTCTGCAACATCACCAATGCAGAACAACGAACTTTCATCGCCTTAGAAATTATGCGTTTTAATGACATTATCGTCCTCAACTGCTCAGAGAACATGAATAGCGGCAAAACTTATACTTACTTTTCTACCCTTTCTCGAATCCTTCCCACTCATTATGACTATGTCATGAAGgctgatgatgatgtttatttGAGGCTTGCACCATTAGCATCATCACTCCAACCACTACCTAGAATTGATCTATATTATGGTTTTGTTATACCTTGTCCTAGCATGAACCCTTTTGTGCACTACATGTCCGGAATGGGGTTCATTTTATCATGGGATTTGGTGGAATGGATCAGAAAATCAAACATTCCCGCGAATAATACTTATGGACCCGAAGATAAGTTGGTTGGTCAATGGCTAAATTTGGGGAATAAAGCAAAAAATAGGTTTACAAACAAGCCCAGAATGTATGATTATCCAGGAACTAATGGAAGATGTTCACATGAGCTTATTCCAGATACCATAGCTGTTCATCGACTAAAGAAGTGGGAGCAATGGATAAATGTTCTAAGATTCTTTAATGTAACTAAACAACTTCAACCTTCTGTGCTTTACAGTATAtcatttgattaa